A single genomic interval of Bacteroidetes bacterium GWF2_43_63 harbors:
- a CDS encoding sodium:solute symporter, giving the protein MNPNIILLVFVVYTMLLFFITWLTSRRANNETYFIGNRRSIWYVVAYGMIGASLSGVTFMSVPGMVEQHGFAYFMVVIGYFIGYQVVAFVLLPLYYKLNLTSIYTYLDQRFGNGSYKAGSLLFILSRSLGASMRMFLVVLILQNFLFDALGIPFVMTAVIFISLVLLYTFQGGIKTIVWTDTLQTTFMLGALVFTLFAIASQLDMSIGDLFSSIADSKYSNMIVSDFNSKDHWLKQLLSGIFITITMTGLDQEMMQKNLSCRNLRDAQKNMVTFSFIVVGVTLLFLVLGAALYIYTDTMNIVRPALADDLFATVSFTYLPAIAGFVFLIGLISAAYPSADGAITSLTTSFSLDILRINRKEYSEKKQKRIRLLVHFSFALLLLGLIILFSTINDRSIIDKLFTIAGYTYGPLLGLFAFGLFTKRPIRDKLVFIPVIVAPVLCYILANNSKEWFGGYQVGFELLIINGLLTFMGLWGLSRRGVRS; this is encoded by the coding sequence ATGAACCCGAATATCATTCTTCTCGTTTTTGTTGTTTACACGATGTTGTTGTTTTTCATCACGTGGCTGACAAGCCGGCGCGCAAACAACGAAACTTATTTTATCGGAAACCGGCGCTCCATCTGGTATGTAGTGGCCTATGGAATGATCGGCGCCTCGTTATCCGGTGTCACTTTCATGTCAGTTCCGGGTATGGTGGAACAACATGGCTTCGCCTATTTCATGGTCGTCATCGGATATTTCATCGGATATCAGGTGGTGGCTTTTGTGTTGCTGCCGCTTTATTATAAGTTGAATCTGACATCCATCTACACCTATCTCGATCAGCGTTTTGGCAACGGTTCCTACAAAGCGGGTTCGTTGCTGTTCATTCTGTCGCGCTCACTGGGCGCCTCTATGCGTATGTTTCTGGTTGTACTGATTCTGCAGAATTTTTTGTTCGACGCGCTTGGAATTCCGTTTGTGATGACAGCTGTTATTTTTATTTCCTTAGTGTTGCTGTACACTTTTCAGGGCGGCATCAAAACCATTGTCTGGACCGATACGCTGCAAACAACTTTTATGCTGGGGGCACTTGTGTTCACACTATTTGCCATTGCATCACAGCTTGATATGAGCATCGGTGATTTATTTTCGTCCATTGCCGACAGCAAATACAGCAACATGATTGTGTCGGATTTCAATTCAAAGGACCATTGGCTGAAACAATTGCTGAGCGGTATTTTCATTACCATCACCATGACCGGACTCGATCAGGAAATGATGCAGAAAAACCTCAGCTGCCGCAACCTGCGCGATGCGCAGAAAAACATGGTGACTTTTAGTTTTATTGTTGTAGGTGTCACATTGCTGTTTCTGGTATTGGGAGCCGCATTATACATTTACACCGACACCATGAACATCGTGCGTCCGGCGCTGGCAGACGATTTATTTGCGACTGTGAGTTTTACTTATCTGCCGGCCATTGCAGGATTTGTTTTTCTGATTGGTCTGATTTCGGCCGCCTATCCCAGCGCCGATGGTGCTATCACTTCGCTGACGACTTCATTTTCGCTCGATATATTGCGCATCAACCGCAAAGAATACAGCGAGAAAAAACAAAAACGCATTCGCTTGCTGGTCCACTTCTCGTTTGCATTGCTGCTGCTTGGACTCATTATTTTATTCAGCACCATCAACGATCGAAGCATCATCGATAAATTATTCACCATAGCAGGATACACCTACGGCCCGCTGCTGGGACTGTTTGCGTTCGGATTATTCACGAAGCGTCCAATTCGCGATAAGCTGGTATTTATTCCGGTCATTGTTGCTCCGGTGCTGTGCTACATTTTGGCCAACAACAGCAAGGAATGGTTTGGTGGCTATCAGGTTGGGTTTGAGCTGCTGATCATTAACGGGCTGCTGACGTTTATGGGGCTGTGGGGGCTGTCGCGGAGAGGTGTTCGAAGTTAG